The window TTCAGATCCTTGGTTTGCGCGAACTTCATCACCCAGTGTTGGGGCGACTTCGGCTTGCCTGCCGCCTTAACCTTCGACAGGCACTCGTCGATGACGTCGTTGCTCATCGGCGTCGATGACTTCAGGCGAACCACCTGCTTATTCTCCTTCCGACCCATCGACTCGACGGTGAGTCGCTCGTTCAGCAGCAGCTCGGCGAGGATCCCGCCTCCGATAGCATACTCATACATGGGACCGGAGGCTACCGTACCCTCCTCATCGCGCAAGACCAGGAGAAGGATTTCCTCATGCAGGTACAGCCTCTCACTGTTCTCCATCATTAGCCCTCCGACTTACAGTGGTATCCGTCCTACGAGAGATCAACCTGCCAGGGTTCACGACGACCGCACCATCACGCCGAAACCAGATCAAACAGCATCAGTGCGGTGGGCAATAAGCCCGCGCGCGCAAGGGTCTGCATCACCGCCCCTCAGCCGGCTTCCCCGCTTGCGGGTTTCTTGCGAACCCCGTATTGGATACATGTCATTAGAGACAGGCTTACGAAGAGACCGCACCCGAGATCAAGCTGGTCGTCGGTGACCCGCGAGTCCACAACGTGTGTCGGCTGGTCGCGCTCGATCTGTTGTTTGATCTGTATGAGTCGGAGTACGAAGGCGCGGGGGTGGGTGATGCCGATGGCAGTCGAACTCGCGACCTCTACAATACCATTGGGGAAACCATCCGTCGTATATCACGGTGGGAATAGCAGTTCATGGGCGAGTCGGATTTGTGTTGGTACACAGAGCGTACACGAAGTGCCGAGCCTGTCAACCTACTCACGCTCTCGAATCCTGTCTCACGCGGTCGGAATCGGTGGCGCATCCGAGATCATCCGTCGAATCCACCAACTCACGGTAAACAGTATCCCTGCGGTTGGAATCACGAGGAACGGGAGCGACAAAACGTTTGTGTTCATGGTTGCGCTGATAACGAAGGCCATGATCACGATCGTACCACCGACGGGCTCCCATCGCCAGCCAAGCATGAGGCCAATCAGCCATGCTCCCATCGCGCCGAGTCCGACGTAGTCGTCTGGCTGTAGCGGTCTCGATGCTTCTTCACCACCGCCGGTAAGGCCGCTAATCAGATGAGCCGCGATAAAGAAGCCCCATATTGTCAGGACGACCAGGCTAATGCTACGCGCAGCCCACCGCGAGACGTTCGCGGTTGTATGACGGAACCGGGCAGATTGGTCTGAGCTTGATTCGTCGACAGCACCTGCGGGCGCTTGAGTTTGGTTCTGCATTCTTCTAGCGCCCATGAAGTGAGTGTCCCTCATGGTCCTCTTCGGTGTGGGTCGGTTCTCCGGCCTCGTCATCGTGCGCTGGCTTCATGCGAACGAGTGCGATTCCAGAGACCATTAGAGGAACGAGCAGGAGTGTATTTGTGAGCGCGACGGTAGACCACTGAAGGGCTCCCTTGCGCCCGAAGACAACCGCAAACCCTGCCGAGACCAACAACAGGATTATGCCCGTGATCCTTGGCCACCGATGTGCCGTCCAGGCCGGAACGAAGAAGGCGGCTACCAGAGCACTGCCTGCCAGGATTCCGAGGATCGCTTCCGAGAACTCACCATCGGGATTTGACTCTCCGATTAAGGTCGCTAGAACGAACACGGCCCAGAATGAACCGAATGTCATAAGCACCAGAGATGCCGTTCTTTGTGCTCCCCAGTAGGACAGTAGCGCACTGAACATCCATGACATCCAGAGTAGTAGCAGGACGAACCTGATCCACTCTGCTGACTCGTCGAGCTCGGCGCTCCACTCAAGTCCTGAAAGAACAAGTATGGCCGCAAAGCCGCCAATGAGATACGCATGATATCCGGCTCGATGAGCTGCCTGTCGCTGGAATTCGTCGTGATCTCGCAGCCAGCCTAGTTCCCTCAGAAGTCCGGGACCGAATGCGCCAAGTCCGGCCACAAACAGTAGGCTCCTCGACACAAACATCCAGAGAAGGATGCCGCAAACGACGAGACCGCCGGCAATCAGGCCGGTTAGTGGAGGTATGGTTCTCACCGAAATCCTACTAGCCATGATCGTCACCCCGATCGAGTTGGAAGAGTGCCTCGACCGGAACCGCAAACGCTTCCGCAAGCCGAAGAGCGAGCACAATCGACGGCTTGTATCGTCCCTTCTCAATCGACACGATCGTTTGCCGCGTCACTCCGACGCGTTCAGCCAGCTCCTGCTGTGTGATATCTTGCAGCAGGCGGTGGCGGCGTACCGTGTTTCGAACCTTATCCTGTCGAGTCACATCAGAGAGTACAGTAAGCTTTACATAAAGTCAAGTATACTGTACTGCTGGCTATGAGGCCTTGTTCGAATGCCACGTCAAAGACAGACGAGGTGAGCGCCAGATCGTACTCGCGAAAAGACGAGCATGCACACCGATTCCAGACGCGCAAAGCCGTGATCCAGCTACTATTGTTGCGATCCGGATCGGACTTTTACATCTTCGACCTGTTAGCCAGCCGCTCGTCAAATGAAATCGCGGGGTTCTCACATGTCACGCATCGCAGGCCCGCTGATGGCTCTACTTCTCGTCGGTACGAGCACGCTCATGTTTCCGGCATGCTCTAGCTCCCCGACCGAGGAAGCAATCTCAGTTACCGTTGCCCTCTTGGGTACGGGATCCGGTTCGGTGACTTCAAGTCATCCACACGCGGATATCAATTGTACGATCACGCTGGGTACGACTTCCGGTTCTTGTTTCGATGACTTCAATGACCTTGAGGGAGCCCCGTCGCTCATGCTGACGGCAACGGCACAGG of the Rhodothermales bacterium genome contains:
- a CDS encoding GPP34 family phosphoprotein — protein: MMENSERLYLHEEILLLVLRDEEGTVASGPMYEYAIGGGILAELLLNERLTVESMGRKENKQVVRLKSSTPMSNDVIDECLSKVKAAGKPKSPQHWVMKFAQTKDL
- a CDS encoding helix-turn-helix transcriptional regulator translates to MTRQDKVRNTVRRHRLLQDITQQELAERVGVTRQTIVSIEKGRYKPSIVLALRLAEAFAVPVEALFQLDRGDDHG